A single genomic interval of Malania oleifera isolate guangnan ecotype guangnan chromosome 11, ASM2987363v1, whole genome shotgun sequence harbors:
- the LOC131168345 gene encoding DNA polymerase delta small subunit, with translation MEAMEIDSEKHLQRKQSIYRVADEKYEIHKETYRGQQYSQIYFARLHLMRTLLHSLVHDWKPHLPVCTVLGLEEGKECIIVGTLYKHMKLKPTVLDEYSKERSVIPLVKPHNFVHQDDQLVLEDESGRVKLGGTVVLPSVYVTGVVAALHGKETAAGDFLVQDILEAGLPSQIELPLSSREDKYVVFISGLSVGSNTSNPLQFQLLVDHITGHLGDEQEQSIAAQIVHVVIAGNSVEIAHGLLNGQNLALKDQSRLSEPIKELDILLTQIAAGVPLDIMPGPNDPANFSLPQQPLHRCLVPGSSTYNTFRSCTNPHSFELDEIRFLGTSGQNIDDLEKYSEAKDKLEFVERTLRWRHLAPTAPNTLGCYPFTDKDPFLIEDCPHVYFVGNQDKYETRLFKGSEGQLVRLICIPRFSETAVAVVLNLRNLECHALSFGTQFSS, from the exons ATGGAGGCCATGGAAATCGACTCAGAGAAACATCTTCAAAGAAAACAATCCATATACCGTGTTGCG GATGAGAAGTATGAGATTCACAAGGAGACCTACAGGGGGCAGCAGTACAGTCAGATATACTTTGCTCGGCTGCACCTGATGAGAACTCTCCTCCACTCCCTTGTTCATGACTGGAAACCCCATTTGCCCG TTTGTACCGTTTTGGGACTGGAAGAAGGCAAGGAATGCATCATTGTTGGAACTTTGTACAAGCACATGAAACTCAAACCTACTGTTCTTGATGAGTACTCAAAGGAG AGGTCTGTGATCCCACTTGTCAAGCCTCATAATTTTGTGCACCAAGATGACCAGCTGGTTTTGGAAGATGAAAGTGGAAGAGTTAAGCTTGGTGGGACAGTAGTTTTGCCTTCTGTTTATGTGACAG GGGTTGTGGCTGCTCTGCATGGAAAGGAAACTGCTGCTGGTGACTTTTTGGTTCAGGATATACTAGAAGCTGGCCTACCGTCCCAGATAGAGCTTCCACTTAGTTCAA GAGAAGACAAGTACGTGGTTTTTATATCAGGGCTAAGTGTTGGGAGCAATACATCTAATCCTCTTCAGTTTCAGCTTCTTGTTGACCATATAACAGGACATTTAGGGGATGAGCAG GAACAAAGTATTGCAGCACAGATCGTTCATGTTGTAATTGCTGGGAATTCTGTTGAAATTGCTCATGGACTTCTTAATGGACAG AATCTGGCTTTGAAAGATCAATCTAGGCTGTCTGAGCCAATCAAAGAGTTGGATATCTTGTTGACTCAG ATTGCAGCTGGTGTACCTTTGGATATCATGCCAGGACCCAATGACCCTGCAAACTTTTCCTTACCACAGCAG CCTTTGCATAGATGCCTTGTCCCAGGGTCTTCAACTTATAATACATTCAGGTCTTGTACTAATCCCCATAGCTTTGAGCTTGATGAAATCAG ATTTCTTGGAACATCAGGTCAGAACATTGATGATCTTGAAAAGTATTCAGAGGCAAAAGATAAGCTTGAATTTGTGGAAAGGACATTAAGGTGGAGGCACCTAGCACCAACAGCACCTAATACCCTTG GGTGCTATCCTTTCACCGACAAGGATCCTTTCCTGATTGAGGATTGCCCTCATGTTTACTTTGTTGGCAATCAGGATAAATATGAAACTCGTTTGTTTAAGG GATCAGAGGGGCAGCTGGTAAGACTCATTTGCATTCCTAGATTTTCTGAGACAGCAGTTGCCGTTGTG